The following are encoded together in the Pirellulales bacterium genome:
- a CDS encoding cyclase family protein produces QLAKINYQLQPRDIVLLQTGADHRLDTPEYFAQPGLGRDGTLWLVEQGVRVIGIDAYTLDRPFAAMVADYRLTGDGRAIWPAHFAGITREYCQIEKLANLDQIPCPHGFYVSCLPVKIERASAGWCRAVALVPEE; encoded by the coding sequence CAACTGGCGAAGATCAATTACCAGTTACAGCCGCGCGATATCGTGCTTTTGCAAACCGGCGCGGACCACCGGCTCGACACACCGGAATACTTCGCCCAGCCGGGGCTGGGTCGGGATGGAACGCTGTGGCTGGTCGAGCAGGGAGTGCGGGTGATCGGGATCGACGCCTACACGCTCGATCGGCCGTTCGCCGCGATGGTGGCCGATTACCGCCTGACGGGGGACGGCCGCGCGATTTGGCCGGCCCACTTCGCCGGCATCACCCGCGAGTATTGCCAGATCGAGAAACTGGCGAACCTCGACCAGATCCCGTGCCCGCACGGCTTTTATGTCTCGTGTTTGCCCGTAAAGATCGAGCGGGCGAGCGCCGGATGGTGCCGCGCCGTGGCCCTGGTGCCGGAAGAATAA